The following nucleotide sequence is from Natronosalvus caseinilyticus.
TCGACTCGAGCGCTCGCAACCGACGGGTACTCGTGGCTCCGACCGATAGCCTCGAGCATGAGCGGACTCGATGTCGATCCCGTCGACGAGACCGACGCGGCCGAAGACGCGGACAACACGATCGAAGTGACGCCGACGGAATCGGTCGACGACGGGGCCGACGAGGATATGGACGCGAGCGGGGACACAGATCGACAGACTATCGACGTCGAGCCATCCGACGAACCCGTCGACGGTCCCGCCTACGTCCTCTACGGCGGGAAAGGCGGCGTCGGCAAGACGACCATGGCCGCCGCGACGGCCCTCGACAGCGCCAGACGCGGAACCGCGACGCTCGTCGTCTCGACCGACCCAGCGCACTCCCTCTCTGACACCTTCGAGACCGAGATCGGGACCCGGCCCGAGCGCCTCCGGGAGGACATTCCACTCTTTGCGGCCGAGATCGATCCCGACGCGGCCCTCGAGGAGGGCCAGGCCGCGTTCATGGCCGAAGGCGGCCCCGACGCGCTGGGCGGCCTCGGCCAGTTCATGGGCGAGGACACGCCGATGGATATGCTCTTCGGCGGGACAATGCCCGGTGCCGACGAAGCCGCCGCGATGCAGACCCTCCTCGAGTACCTCGACGACGACCGATTCGACCGTGTGGTGGTCGACACGGCACCGACGGGCCATACCCTCCGATTGCTCCAGTTGCCAGAGATTATGGACACGATGATGGGCCGGATCATCAGCTTCCGCCAGCGCGTGGGCAGCATGGTCGACGGGATCAAGGGGATGTTCGGCGACGCCGGTGAGGCAGACGAAAACGACCTCCAGGACCTCGAGATCCTCCGAGAGCGCATCGAACGCCTCCGCGCCGTACTCCAGGACCCCGAGCGAACCGACTTCCGGATCGTCATGGTCCCCGAAGAGATGAGCGTCCTCGAGTCGAAGCGACTGCGTGCCCAGTTGAACGAGTTCGACATTCCCGTCGGGACAGTCGTCGTCAATCGCGTGATGGAGCCGCTGGCTGAGGTCACCGACGACGTCGAGGGTGAGTTTCTACAGCCCGACCTCGAGTCCTGTGCGTTCTGCCAGCGCCGCTGGGACGTCCAGCAGAACGCGCTGATGGAGGCCCAGGACCTCTTTCGCGCGACCGACGTGCGGCGCGTCCCGTTGTTCGCCGAGGAGGTCAAAGGCGAGTCGATGCTCGAGGTCGTGGCGGCCTGCTTGCGGTGACCTCAGGAAACGCTCAGGAGAATCAGTCCGAATCCGACGAGCGTAATCACCACCCCAGACCCCTTCATCACGCGAATTCGATCGTCCCGGGAGACGCCGGCCGAGGCCGCGGCGCCGACCCCGCGTTCGGCCTGTGCGTCGATCATCCGCGGTGCCATCCGGATCCCGGCGACGCCGCTTACCACCAGCACCGCGCCGACGACGGCGAGCACGTTCATCGAT
It contains:
- a CDS encoding ArsA family ATPase, which translates into the protein MSGLDVDPVDETDAAEDADNTIEVTPTESVDDGADEDMDASGDTDRQTIDVEPSDEPVDGPAYVLYGGKGGVGKTTMAAATALDSARRGTATLVVSTDPAHSLSDTFETEIGTRPERLREDIPLFAAEIDPDAALEEGQAAFMAEGGPDALGGLGQFMGEDTPMDMLFGGTMPGADEAAAMQTLLEYLDDDRFDRVVVDTAPTGHTLRLLQLPEIMDTMMGRIISFRQRVGSMVDGIKGMFGDAGEADENDLQDLEILRERIERLRAVLQDPERTDFRIVMVPEEMSVLESKRLRAQLNEFDIPVGTVVVNRVMEPLAEVTDDVEGEFLQPDLESCAFCQRRWDVQQNALMEAQDLFRATDVRRVPLFAEEVKGESMLEVVAACLR